In Rhizobium sp. BT03, the sequence ATCGAAGACCGGCCCTGGACGCTTGCCGTCATCGGCGATGGCCCGATGCGCCGGGAGGTGCAGGCGCTGTTTTCCGCCTTTCCCGCCGGCCGCATCAAATGGCTGGGCGAGCTAAATGGGGCTGAGATCGCCGGCCTGCTCGGGCGCGGCGGCCTTTATGTCTGGCCGGGCTGCGGCGAGGCCTACGGCCTTGCCTATCTCGAAGCCCAGGCTGCCGGCCTGCCCGTCGTCGCGCAGGAGACGGCGGGGGTGCCTGCGGTGGTCGAGCCCGGGGTGACCGGCCTGCTGACGCGGGATGGCGATGTCGCCGCCTATGCCGCGGCCGTGGCTGCCCTGCTGGACGAGGGGGAGAGGCGCGACGCGATGGGGCAGGCGGCGCGCCGCTTCGTGCTCAGGGAGCGCTCGCTGGCAAGCGCCGCCGGGATTTTGGACGGAATTTTGCGAGCCAATGCGGCAACAGGAGTGATGGAATGACCAACATGACGAGCTGGGAGCCGCTACGCCGCGAACTCGACCGCTGGCAGGCCGCCGGCCGTGTGGCCCGCTTGTGGCTGCGCGACGACGATGCGATCGAGCCGACGCCTGATCTGGAGAGGCTGCTGGCGTTAACCGGCGAAAACAAGGTGCCACTGACGCTTGCCGTCATTCCCGGCCTGACGGGCGAGGCACTGGCGGCGCGGCTGGCGGCAGAGGCGGGCGTTACGGTTGCCGTGCATGGCTGGTCGCATAGCAATCATGCGGGGCCGGAGCGGAAGAAGCAGGAGCTTGGCAGTGAACGGCCGGCGGAGATCGTGCTCGGCGAGCTGAGCGACGGGTTCCGGCTGCTGCAGCGGCTCTATCCGGCCCGCTTCCTGCCGGTGCTGGTGCCGCCATGGAACCGGATCGACGCCGCCCTCATCCCGGCGCTGCCGGACCTCGGTTTTACAGCGCTTTCGGTCTATGGGCGAGCAAGCCAGGGCGGGCCGATACCGCTTCTCAACACCCATGTCGACATTATCGACTGGCACGGCACCCGCGGTGGACGGAGCGAGGCGGAACTGGTGGCCGAGTTGGTGGCGGAATTGCGCGACCGCTTTGCCGGCAGCGACGAGCCGATCGGCGTGCTCGCCCACCATCTGGTGCATGACGCCGCCGCCTGGGGTTTCCTGTCGGCCCTGTTTGCCGCAACGGGACGGCATCCCGCCGTCCACTGGTCGGCGGCATCGGCACTTCTCAAGCCGTGAGGTTTGCCGGTCCGGTGACCGATCAGTTAGCCGATCAACTGGGATGAACGCGCCCGAGGAAATCTCGCATCAGTGCGGTGACCTCTTCGAGATGCGTCTCGAGCAGCCAGTGGCCGCCGCCGAGCAGATGCAGTTCCGCATCCGGCAGATCGTGGAGATAGGCGCGCGCCGATTGTTCCGGCATGTAGTGGTCGTTGGGACCCCAGACGATCAAGGCCGGAGGCCGGTTTTCCCGGAGATATTTC encodes:
- a CDS encoding polysaccharide deacetylase family protein, with the translated sequence MTNMTSWEPLRRELDRWQAAGRVARLWLRDDDAIEPTPDLERLLALTGENKVPLTLAVIPGLTGEALAARLAAEAGVTVAVHGWSHSNHAGPERKKQELGSERPAEIVLGELSDGFRLLQRLYPARFLPVLVPPWNRIDAALIPALPDLGFTALSVYGRASQGGPIPLLNTHVDIIDWHGTRGGRSEAELVAELVAELRDRFAGSDEPIGVLAHHLVHDAAAWGFLSALFAATGRHPAVHWSAASALLKP